The Actinocatenispora sera genome has a window encoding:
- a CDS encoding peroxiredoxin family protein yields the protein MPRPPAVGAAAPDFELPGIVLSTSPAPEIRRGTYRLSERPARPLLLAFYPGDDTPVCTRQLCSYSAGLDGFASVGTDVWAISRQDLDSHESFASGRGIELPLLSDLDGTVTAAYGIAVPGLGLRRSVFLVDVAGIVRWRHVGLVGLSFPSREDLLAAVRSLDR from the coding sequence ATGCCCAGACCTCCTGCCGTCGGCGCCGCCGCGCCGGACTTCGAGCTTCCCGGCATCGTCCTGTCGACCTCGCCGGCGCCGGAGATCCGTCGGGGTACGTACCGGCTGTCCGAGCGGCCCGCACGGCCACTGCTGCTCGCCTTCTATCCCGGCGACGACACCCCGGTGTGCACCCGCCAGCTGTGTTCGTACTCCGCAGGGCTGGACGGCTTCGCGTCCGTCGGAACGGACGTGTGGGCGATCAGCCGGCAGGATCTGGACTCGCACGAGAGTTTCGCGAGTGGCCGGGGGATCGAGCTGCCACTGCTGTCGGACCTCGACGGCACCGTCACCGCCGCGTACGGCATCGCGGTGCCCGGCCTGGGCCTGCGCCGGTCGGTGTTCCTGGTGGACGTGGCGGGCATCGTGCGGTGGCGGCACGTCGGCCTGGTGGGGCTGAGCTTCCCGTCCCGCGAGGACCTGCTGGCGGCCGTACGGTCACTCGACCGCTGA
- a CDS encoding substrate-binding domain-containing protein → MSGVRPVDIDELARRSGVSAATVSRALNGRPEVSAATRARIVALAAELGYRPNASARTLASRRSGLIGLLWDTGYRSGGRQHPFLQEVLIGLKAALSDRGQGLILLPIVPPDDEDGYVRLARQYTLDGIVMMGVDQHTPQVRALLATPVPCVGLDLALDGPRTASVGSDNRTAAADAVAHLHALGHRRIATITGPLDLWPAAERLAGFRAELARRRLRRRPGYEVTGDFFAASGAAGMRRLLDLPTPPTAVFVAGDAMAIAAMRAAADAGRTLPGDVAVVGFDDIDAAAMVRPGLTTIAQDYRRFGTTAAAVLAELAAAPATEPSRSVLLPTRLVVRESSGGTAT, encoded by the coding sequence ATGTCGGGAGTGCGTCCTGTGGACATCGACGAGCTCGCCCGCCGCAGCGGCGTCTCGGCCGCGACCGTGTCGCGCGCGCTCAACGGCCGACCCGAGGTCAGCGCCGCGACCCGGGCCCGCATCGTCGCACTCGCCGCCGAACTCGGCTACCGCCCCAACGCGTCCGCGCGCACCCTGGCCAGCCGCCGGTCCGGGCTGATCGGGCTGCTGTGGGACACCGGCTACCGCAGCGGCGGGCGACAGCACCCGTTCCTGCAGGAGGTGCTGATCGGGCTCAAGGCGGCGCTCAGCGACCGCGGCCAGGGGCTGATCCTCCTGCCGATCGTGCCGCCCGACGACGAGGACGGCTACGTCCGGCTCGCCCGGCAGTACACCCTGGACGGCATCGTGATGATGGGCGTCGACCAGCACACCCCGCAGGTACGGGCGCTGCTGGCAACGCCGGTCCCGTGCGTCGGGCTCGACCTCGCGCTCGACGGTCCGCGTACCGCGAGCGTCGGATCGGACAACCGCACCGCCGCGGCCGACGCGGTGGCGCACCTGCATGCGTTGGGGCACCGGCGGATCGCCACCATCACCGGCCCGCTGGACCTGTGGCCGGCGGCGGAACGGCTCGCCGGCTTCCGGGCCGAGCTCGCCCGGCGGCGGCTGCGCCGGCGGCCCGGGTACGAGGTGACCGGCGACTTCTTCGCCGCCTCCGGTGCCGCCGGCATGCGCCGGCTGCTCGACCTGCCGACCCCGCCGACCGCGGTGTTCGTCGCCGGCGACGCGATGGCGATCGCGGCGATGCGGGCCGCGGCCGACGCCGGCCGTACGCTTCCGGGCGACGTCGCGGTGGTCGGCTTCGACGACATCGACGCGGCGGCGATGGTCCGGCCCGGCCTGACCACGATCGCCCAGGACTACCGGCGCTTCGGCACCACCGCGGCGGCCGTACTGGCCGAGCTCGCCGCCGCACCGGCCACCGAACCGTCCCGCTCGGTCCTGCTGCCGACCCGGCTGGTGGTCCGCGAATCCAGTGGTGGCACAGCAACCTGA
- a CDS encoding GatB/YqeY domain-containing protein gives MRTTLRRDLTAALKARDRVAVSALRSALAAIDNAEAVPAPDSPTSDAEHVAGAVVGVGAAEAARRELTADDLHAIVAAEVAERVDAATGYARSGRAEAADRLRAEADVLRRYLRPE, from the coding sequence ATGCGAACCACCCTGCGCCGCGATCTGACCGCCGCACTCAAGGCCCGGGACCGGGTCGCCGTCTCCGCGCTGCGGTCGGCCCTGGCCGCGATCGACAATGCCGAGGCGGTACCGGCACCGGACTCGCCGACCTCCGACGCCGAGCACGTGGCGGGCGCGGTGGTCGGCGTCGGCGCGGCCGAGGCGGCGCGCCGGGAGCTGACGGCGGACGACCTGCACGCCATCGTCGCCGCCGAGGTGGCCGAGCGGGTGGACGCGGCGACCGGGTACGCCCGGAGCGGGCGCGCCGAGGCGGCCGACCGGCTGCGGGCGGAGGCCGACGTGCTCCGCCGGTACCTGCGACCGGAGTAG
- a CDS encoding glycosyltransferase, with amino-acid sequence MKLVAATYGTEGDTRPIAALCAALRDAGHEVTLLADGGTLRSARELGVRSVALAGDIRTALRPGSDVVSAVTRRNGLQSTTRALARLANDNTGAWLDQVLDTAAGCDALIVAGLAAYVGFSAAEKLHLPALGAGMIPLTATAAFPSPFLPPRRLPGRLNRASYRLVEAVLWRSFRGATNAARASVGLPPGRKPWAGHPMLYGISPTLLPRPADWPADARLCGQWFRPADEWSPPAALAEFLAAGDAPIYVGFGSMAGFDQRALLDVVVTAAAGERVVFAPGWSGADALELPANFCVVGDVPHDWLFPRTAVVVHHGGSGTTHTAARAGVPSVVLPFAADQFFWARQLQRLGTAPAASGIRRITAAGLARAIAAARTARYRGRAATVGAAMRAEDGLTTAVDAIHTLLAAR; translated from the coding sequence ATGAAGCTGGTGGCGGCGACCTACGGCACCGAGGGCGACACCCGGCCGATCGCCGCGCTCTGCGCGGCGCTGCGCGACGCCGGGCACGAGGTGACGTTGCTGGCCGACGGCGGTACCTTGCGCAGCGCCCGGGAGCTCGGGGTGCGCAGCGTGGCGTTGGCCGGCGACATCCGCACCGCGCTGCGGCCCGGCAGCGACGTGGTCTCGGCCGTGACCCGGCGCAACGGTCTGCAGTCCACCACCCGGGCGCTGGCCCGGCTCGCGAACGACAACACCGGCGCCTGGCTGGACCAGGTGCTCGACACGGCGGCCGGCTGCGACGCGCTGATCGTCGCCGGCCTCGCCGCGTACGTGGGGTTCTCCGCCGCGGAGAAGCTCCACCTGCCAGCGCTCGGCGCCGGGATGATCCCGCTCACCGCCACCGCCGCGTTCCCGTCGCCGTTCCTGCCACCGCGGCGGCTGCCCGGCCGGCTCAACCGGGCCAGTTACCGCCTGGTCGAGGCCGTGCTGTGGCGCTCGTTTCGCGGCGCCACCAACGCCGCGCGGGCGTCCGTCGGCCTGCCGCCGGGACGCAAGCCGTGGGCCGGTCATCCCATGCTGTACGGGATCTCGCCGACGTTGCTGCCGCGGCCGGCGGACTGGCCGGCCGACGCCCGGCTGTGCGGGCAGTGGTTCCGGCCCGCCGACGAGTGGTCGCCACCGGCGGCGCTGGCCGAGTTCCTCGCCGCCGGCGACGCACCGATCTACGTCGGGTTCGGCAGCATGGCCGGGTTCGACCAGCGTGCCCTGCTCGACGTCGTGGTCACCGCCGCGGCCGGCGAGCGGGTGGTCTTCGCGCCGGGCTGGAGCGGCGCCGATGCCCTGGAGCTGCCGGCGAACTTCTGCGTCGTCGGGGACGTCCCGCACGACTGGCTGTTTCCCCGTACCGCGGTGGTGGTGCACCACGGCGGCTCCGGCACCACGCACACGGCGGCGCGGGCCGGGGTGCCCTCGGTGGTCCTGCCGTTCGCCGCCGACCAGTTCTTCTGGGCGCGGCAACTGCAGCGACTGGGTACCGCACCCGCCGCGAGCGGCATCCGCCGGATCACCGCCGCCGGGCTGGCCCGCGCGATCGCCGCCGCTCGTACGGCACGCTACCGGGGCCGGGCCGCGACCGTCGGCGCGGCGATGCGCGCCGAGGACGGGCTGACCACCGCCGTCGACGCGATCCACACCCTGCTCGCCGCCCGGTAG
- a CDS encoding LysR family transcriptional regulator, translating to MARELETALLRSFVTAVRAGSISRAATQLGQTQPGISQQLRKLERAVGHPLLHRSSAGVAPTRAGEELLPYAERILALATQALAETGHALSGHCGIGLLEDLAASHLPQALADLARLHPDATLEVLSLSSATMREAYDAGRVQLVLDELPYLPGPPRWTVRRPLAWAVGHGVELTADPLPVVLFSGTCTWRSSVLEALSQVDRRWRIAFESDSLAGVLAALRAGLGVSALLPANLEPGMVCHDQAALPALPDVELGLTRHPRTDGDPLIDAVAAVLRRMV from the coding sequence ATGGCACGAGAGTTGGAGACCGCACTGCTGCGCTCGTTCGTCACCGCGGTGCGGGCCGGCAGCATCAGCCGCGCCGCGACCCAGCTCGGGCAGACCCAGCCCGGAATCAGCCAGCAGCTGCGCAAGCTCGAACGCGCCGTCGGCCATCCGCTGCTGCACCGGTCGTCGGCGGGCGTCGCGCCGACGCGCGCCGGCGAGGAACTCCTGCCGTACGCGGAGCGCATCCTCGCGCTCGCCACCCAGGCGCTCGCCGAAACCGGGCACGCGCTCAGCGGCCACTGCGGCATCGGGCTGCTGGAGGACCTGGCCGCCTCGCACCTGCCGCAGGCGCTCGCCGACCTCGCCCGGCTGCACCCGGACGCGACGCTGGAGGTGCTCAGCCTGTCCAGCGCGACGATGCGCGAGGCGTACGACGCGGGCCGGGTCCAGCTCGTCCTGGACGAGCTGCCGTACCTGCCGGGCCCGCCGCGGTGGACGGTGCGCCGCCCTCTCGCCTGGGCGGTCGGCCACGGCGTCGAGCTGACCGCGGATCCGCTGCCGGTCGTGCTGTTCTCCGGCACCTGCACCTGGCGCAGCTCGGTACTGGAGGCGTTGTCCCAGGTGGACCGGCGCTGGCGGATCGCGTTCGAGAGCGACAGCCTGGCCGGCGTGCTGGCCGCGCTGCGGGCCGGGCTGGGCGTCTCGGCGCTGCTGCCGGCCAACCTCGAGCCGGGCATGGTCTGCCACGACCAGGCAGCCCTGCCGGCGCTGCCCGACGTCGAGCTGGGCCTGACCCGGCACCCGCGCACCGACGGCGATCCGCTGATCGACGCGGTGGCGGCCGTCCTGCGCCGGATGGTCTGA
- the argG gene encoding argininosuccinate synthase, which produces MSKVLTSLPVGERVGIAFSGGLDTSVAVAWMREKGAVPCTYTADLGQYDEPDIASVPGRAHAYGAEVARLVDCRAALVEEGLAALACGAFHIRSGGRTYFNTTPLGRAVTGTLLVRAMLADNVQIWGDGSTFKGNDIERFYRYGLLTNPALRIYKPWLDADFVGELGGRTEMSEWLAARDLPYRASTEKAYSTDANIWGATHEAKALEHLDAGIELVDPIMGVRFWDPAVEVASEDVTIGFEQGRPITINGTKFATAVDLVLEANAIGGRHGLGMSDQIENRIIEAKSRGIYEAPGMALLHAAYERLVNAIHNEDTVASYHNEGRRLGRLMYEGRWLDPQSLMLRESLQRWVATAVTGEVTLRLRRGEDYSIIDTTGPAFSYHPDKLSMERTEDSAFGPLDRIGQLTMRNLDIADSRAKLEQYAGIGIVGAASQPALIGAEQAASTGLIGAMPAGGAQAIASRGTASADDALLDQAAMEAGTD; this is translated from the coding sequence GTGTCCAAGGTGCTGACGTCTCTGCCTGTTGGTGAACGGGTCGGGATCGCCTTCTCCGGCGGTCTCGACACGTCGGTCGCGGTCGCGTGGATGCGCGAGAAGGGTGCCGTGCCGTGCACCTACACCGCCGACCTCGGCCAGTACGACGAGCCCGACATCGCGTCGGTGCCCGGCCGTGCCCACGCGTACGGGGCGGAGGTCGCCCGGCTGGTCGACTGCCGCGCGGCGCTCGTCGAGGAGGGGCTCGCGGCGCTCGCCTGCGGCGCGTTCCACATCCGCTCCGGCGGCCGCACGTACTTCAACACCACGCCGCTGGGGCGTGCGGTGACCGGCACCCTGCTGGTGCGCGCGATGCTCGCGGACAACGTGCAGATCTGGGGCGACGGCTCCACCTTCAAGGGCAACGACATCGAGCGGTTCTACCGGTACGGGCTGCTCACCAACCCCGCCCTGCGCATCTACAAGCCCTGGCTGGACGCCGACTTCGTCGGCGAGCTGGGCGGCCGGACCGAGATGTCGGAGTGGCTCGCCGCCCGTGACCTGCCGTACCGGGCGAGCACCGAGAAGGCGTACTCGACCGACGCGAACATCTGGGGCGCCACCCACGAGGCCAAGGCGCTGGAGCACCTGGACGCCGGGATCGAGCTGGTCGACCCGATCATGGGCGTCCGGTTCTGGGACCCCGCCGTCGAGGTGGCCAGCGAGGACGTCACGATCGGGTTCGAGCAGGGCCGGCCGATCACCATCAACGGCACCAAGTTCGCCACCGCCGTCGACCTCGTGCTGGAGGCCAACGCGATCGGCGGCCGGCACGGCCTGGGCATGTCCGACCAGATCGAGAACCGGATCATCGAGGCGAAGAGCCGCGGCATCTACGAGGCGCCGGGCATGGCGCTGCTGCACGCCGCGTACGAGCGGCTGGTCAACGCGATCCACAACGAGGACACCGTCGCGAGCTACCACAACGAGGGCCGCCGCCTCGGCCGGCTGATGTACGAGGGGCGCTGGCTCGACCCGCAGTCGCTGATGCTGCGCGAGTCGTTGCAGCGCTGGGTGGCCACCGCGGTGACCGGCGAGGTGACGCTGCGGCTGCGCCGCGGCGAGGACTACTCGATCATCGACACCACCGGCCCGGCGTTCAGCTACCACCCGGACAAGCTGTCCATGGAGCGCACCGAGGACTCCGCGTTCGGTCCGCTGGACCGGATCGGCCAGCTGACCATGCGCAACCTCGACATCGCCGACTCCCGCGCCAAGCTGGAGCAGTACGCCGGGATCGGGATCGTCGGCGCCGCCTCGCAGCCGGCGCTGATCGGCGCCGAGCAGGCCGCCTCCACCGGGTTGATCGGCGCGATGCCGGCCGGCGGCGCCCAGGCGATCGCCTCCCGCGGCACCGCCTCGGCCGACGACGCCCTCCTCGACCAGGCCGCCATGGAAGCCGGCACCGACTGA
- a CDS encoding MFS transporter: MTGYRQVLGVPGMAPLLAVSLLARTAITAAGMALTLYVVLGLHLGYAAAGAVPASLTAGLALGGPLLGRLIDRRGLRTALLATVVTQAGFWLALPALRYPVLLGAAFVAGLLMVPAQAVTRQAIAALSTGGQRRPAFALESVQGELSYLVGPAAVILAAATLSPATMAWGIGGAIVVGGAALAALDPPLRSPDEAPAGTAPRPPRREWLGAGMIAVLVLAFGIALLLGGIDLAIVATLRQAGQVSWASLVVAVCGLASVTGGLCYGMLNRPLPTWLLLGLLGVATVLAGLAPSWPWLCLAVVGTGLLTAPTLSTVADAVSRLAPAGVRGEATGLQASAMSAGVALGAPVVGWTIDASAPAAGFAAAGLAGLLAALAGHLLSRRARRPRHRDIHPEIAAPRPEPCQAKL, from the coding sequence GTGACCGGATACCGACAGGTGCTCGGGGTGCCGGGAATGGCACCGCTGCTCGCCGTCTCGCTGCTCGCCCGCACCGCGATCACGGCGGCCGGCATGGCCCTGACCCTGTACGTGGTGCTCGGCCTGCACCTCGGCTACGCGGCCGCCGGCGCCGTCCCGGCCTCCCTCACCGCCGGCCTGGCGCTGGGCGGGCCGCTGCTCGGCCGGCTCATCGACCGGCGCGGCCTGCGTACCGCGCTGCTGGCCACCGTCGTCACGCAGGCCGGGTTCTGGCTGGCCTTACCGGCCCTGCGGTACCCGGTGCTGCTGGGCGCCGCGTTCGTCGCCGGCCTGCTGATGGTCCCGGCGCAGGCGGTGACCCGGCAGGCGATCGCCGCGCTGAGCACCGGCGGGCAGCGCCGGCCGGCGTTCGCGCTGGAGTCGGTCCAGGGCGAGCTGTCGTACCTGGTGGGCCCGGCCGCGGTGATCCTCGCCGCGGCGACGCTGTCCCCCGCCACGATGGCGTGGGGAATCGGCGGCGCCATCGTGGTCGGCGGCGCCGCGCTCGCCGCCCTGGACCCGCCGCTGCGCTCGCCCGACGAGGCACCCGCCGGTACGGCACCGCGGCCGCCGCGCCGCGAGTGGCTCGGGGCCGGGATGATCGCCGTACTCGTGCTGGCGTTCGGCATCGCCCTGCTGCTCGGCGGCATCGACCTCGCCATCGTGGCCACGCTGCGCCAGGCCGGCCAGGTCTCCTGGGCCTCCCTCGTGGTCGCCGTCTGTGGCCTCGCCTCGGTCACCGGCGGGCTCTGCTACGGCATGCTGAACCGGCCACTGCCGACCTGGCTGCTGCTCGGCCTGCTCGGCGTCGCGACCGTACTGGCCGGGCTCGCCCCCAGCTGGCCCTGGCTGTGCCTGGCCGTCGTCGGTACCGGTCTGCTCACCGCACCGACGCTGTCCACCGTGGCCGACGCGGTGAGCCGGCTGGCCCCGGCCGGGGTGCGCGGCGAGGCGACCGGGCTGCAGGCGTCGGCGATGAGCGCCGGCGTCGCGCTCGGCGCCCCGGTCGTCGGCTGGACGATCGATGCCTCCGCTCCGGCGGCCGGTTTCGCGGCGGCCGGACTCGCCGGCCTCCTCGCGGCCCTGGCCGGCCACCTGCTGTCCCGCCGGGCCCGGCGGCCGCGTCACCGCGACATCCACCCCGAGATCGCCGCGCCCCGGCCCGAACCGTGCCAGGCCAAGCTCTGA
- a CDS encoding TolB family protein has product MRKPIPVTVFAVALALGVTGCSVATGHASTGGPVRIRCAEPQSGGTLPTHRLTFAGLGLDAWTGSPRSPVSPSIAYDWDHHAYGDVPHPMISPQPGASLVAYVDMGSGFPNVLRLTHVDGSGDRSLTLPAAAVAAPQWSPDAKRVLVSVSDSAGRSGFAVVDPASGTVAAQWPGMKLRAPYFSWYGDGTKVAATVADGSAIQLYDLDGSAGDTVPVRGTVSGAGSWSPDLRHVVVHTARGNRVVATDTGTVVATLPAGNVPGAAAWWSDATHLLVRSTGEHGAIRLCLATLSGRITRKWVVPVPGDDRRPPALVLSRDS; this is encoded by the coding sequence ATGCGGAAGCCAATCCCCGTCACGGTCTTCGCGGTCGCCCTTGCGCTCGGCGTGACCGGATGCTCGGTGGCGACCGGGCACGCGTCCACCGGTGGACCGGTGCGGATTCGTTGCGCCGAGCCGCAGAGCGGCGGGACCCTGCCGACCCACCGGCTGACCTTCGCCGGCCTCGGGCTCGATGCGTGGACCGGCTCGCCCAGGTCACCGGTCTCGCCGAGCATCGCGTACGACTGGGATCACCACGCCTACGGAGACGTGCCGCACCCGATGATCAGCCCGCAGCCGGGCGCGAGCCTGGTGGCGTACGTCGATATGGGTTCCGGCTTCCCGAACGTGCTCCGGCTGACGCACGTGGACGGCTCCGGTGACCGCTCGCTCACGCTGCCCGCCGCAGCGGTCGCGGCGCCGCAGTGGTCGCCGGATGCCAAACGGGTGCTCGTCTCCGTGTCCGACAGCGCCGGCCGGTCCGGGTTCGCGGTGGTGGATCCGGCCAGCGGTACCGTCGCCGCCCAGTGGCCGGGGATGAAGCTGCGGGCGCCCTACTTCAGCTGGTACGGCGACGGTACGAAGGTCGCCGCGACGGTGGCCGACGGGAGCGCGATCCAGCTGTACGACCTCGACGGCAGCGCGGGGGACACGGTTCCGGTGCGTGGCACGGTGTCCGGTGCCGGCAGCTGGTCACCCGACCTGCGGCACGTCGTCGTGCACACGGCGCGCGGCAACCGGGTGGTGGCGACCGACACCGGCACCGTGGTCGCCACGCTGCCGGCCGGCAACGTTCCCGGAGCCGCCGCCTGGTGGTCGGACGCCACCCACCTGCTGGTCCGCTCCACCGGCGAGCACGGTGCCATCCGGCTCTGCCTGGCGACCCTGTCCGGCCGGATCACCCGGAAGTGGGTGGTGCCGGTGCCGGGCGACGACCGGCGGCCACCTGCCCTCGTCCTCTCCCGGGACAGCTGA
- a CDS encoding nitroreductase/quinone reductase family protein, whose product MTDWNQQIIDEFRGNDGTVETMGFGRGLVLVHHRGARTGTERVNPVAAIRESADSWLIAASAGGADRNPDWYHNLVAHPDVSIETPDDGVVPVRAEDLARPERDAAWDRFKAMSDGFAGYEKKTARIIPVLRLTRR is encoded by the coding sequence ATGACAGACTGGAACCAACAGATCATCGACGAGTTCCGCGGGAACGACGGCACCGTCGAGACCATGGGGTTCGGGCGCGGCCTCGTGCTCGTGCACCATCGAGGCGCCAGGACGGGGACCGAGCGGGTCAACCCGGTCGCGGCGATCCGGGAGTCGGCCGACAGCTGGCTGATCGCCGCGTCGGCCGGCGGCGCCGACCGCAATCCGGACTGGTACCACAACCTGGTCGCGCATCCCGACGTGTCGATCGAGACCCCGGACGACGGCGTCGTGCCGGTTCGCGCGGAGGATCTGGCTCGGCCCGAGCGGGACGCCGCGTGGGACCGGTTCAAGGCGATGTCGGACGGTTTCGCCGGCTACGAGAAGAAGACCGCGCGGATCATCCCGGTACTGCGCCTGACCCGGCGCTGA
- a CDS encoding beta-1,3-glucanase family protein — protein sequence MSDTPVPRRSLLRGLALGAIGAPLVAAFGAPSVAAAGTRGPFADGTLAVTVTNDSGAAGNDAVRLYVVGTDLATGAQAHADAGGNLIPVSLSDNGSDGYTDYSIPLAGSGDTTIALPHMSGRIYFALGDPLRFKAVPDGNGNPALAYPAGWVESDPNYPVLHDFFEFTYDGSGMHCNNTQVDMFGVPSSVHLVGAADQTTGTLEAGGRGRIFAEVAAQAGFGSLVLDDLRVIAPGHGIEVGRFAADYFDGYLDDVWSKYAGETLTVHTGGADRTGRVTGGVFTFDGAVAPISKPTTSDVFFCAGALAAPNDGLTGPVAAALGAGFNRSTLLASASQPTDDPAGFYATDPTNHYARIMHAHMTDGRAYGFPFDDVGGFASYIEDGAPTALHLTLTAFS from the coding sequence ATGTCCGACACCCCCGTACCCCGCCGATCGCTGCTGCGCGGCCTCGCGCTCGGCGCGATCGGAGCGCCGCTGGTCGCCGCGTTCGGCGCGCCGTCGGTGGCTGCCGCCGGTACCCGGGGACCGTTCGCGGACGGCACCCTGGCGGTCACCGTCACCAACGACTCCGGCGCGGCCGGCAACGACGCCGTCCGGCTGTACGTGGTGGGCACCGACCTCGCCACCGGCGCCCAGGCGCACGCCGACGCGGGCGGCAACCTGATCCCGGTGTCGCTGTCCGACAACGGATCCGACGGCTACACCGACTACTCGATCCCGCTCGCCGGCAGCGGCGACACGACGATCGCGCTGCCGCACATGTCCGGCCGGATCTACTTCGCGCTCGGCGACCCGCTGAGGTTCAAGGCGGTGCCGGACGGCAACGGCAACCCGGCGCTGGCGTACCCGGCCGGCTGGGTCGAGTCGGACCCGAACTACCCGGTGCTGCACGACTTCTTCGAGTTCACCTACGACGGCTCCGGGATGCACTGCAACAACACCCAGGTCGACATGTTCGGCGTGCCGTCGTCGGTGCACCTGGTCGGCGCCGCCGACCAGACCACCGGGACGCTGGAAGCCGGCGGACGAGGAAGGATCTTCGCCGAGGTGGCCGCCCAGGCCGGGTTCGGCTCGCTGGTGCTCGACGACCTGCGCGTCATCGCGCCCGGGCACGGGATCGAGGTCGGCCGGTTCGCCGCCGACTACTTCGACGGCTACCTCGACGACGTCTGGTCGAAGTACGCCGGCGAGACGCTCACCGTGCACACCGGCGGCGCCGACCGGACCGGCCGGGTCACCGGCGGTGTGTTCACCTTCGACGGCGCGGTCGCCCCCATCTCGAAGCCGACCACCTCGGACGTGTTCTTCTGCGCCGGCGCGCTCGCCGCACCGAACGACGGGTTGACCGGCCCGGTGGCCGCGGCGCTCGGCGCCGGCTTCAACCGCTCCACCCTGCTCGCCTCGGCCAGCCAGCCGACCGACGACCCGGCCGGCTTCTACGCCACCGACCCGACCAACCACTACGCGCGGATCATGCACGCGCACATGACCGACGGCAGGGCGTACGGGTTCCCGTTCGACGACGTCGGCGGCTTCGCCTCGTACATCGAGGACGGCGCGCCGACCGCCCTGCACCTGACCCTCACCGCCTTCAGCTAG